One part of the Tenacibaculum sp. 190130A14a genome encodes these proteins:
- a CDS encoding GEVED domain-containing protein, whose product MTLELDAFKNHLAKSSSHSKGSYIIQLPNSKGELKKYSVKETPNFAPELARKFPMIKSYSAQGIDDPSSTAKISFGTDGLHTMIFSATESTIYIDPYTKNKKEYIVYKRSDLNPNKTDFECQVEDSAKKAVKQESSHSFRNANDGKLRTYRIAIACSAEYSDFHINRTTPAPTTDNEKKAAVLSAMNTSLTRINGVYEKDLGVRMELVGDNDKIVFLDTTTDGITDVDGAAGTMINEVQVIIDREIGNDNYDIGHIFSTKGSGLAGLGVVCVTGQKARGVTGRDQPINDPYDIDYVSHEIGHQFGATHTQNNSCNRTDATAVEPGSASTIMGYAGICAPNVQANSDDHFHAVSIAQMWNHVIGTGSCATSADSGNNAPTANAGSDYSIPKSTPFVLRGTATDADGTASLTYNWEQIDNEIGTMPPLATNTGGPMFRSLPSKTTPDRYMPALSTVIAGNTSTTWEVLPSVARELNFALTVRDNFAGGGNTARDDVKINVTDADAFTVTAPNSAVSWDTGSTQTVTWNKGTSDQAPINCAKVNIKLSVDGGLTFPITLKANTDNDGTENIVIPDNATTTARILVEAADNVFYNVNSTNFTINSTTPTFIFTNNTNKQVVCNSGGNTVTYDLNFNFVNGFAETATLSATGAPAGATVTFSPTTINADGNVTMTVSNLDGATQQDYTIELTAASTSVTQKTEALLKVAGSSFSAVTLSTPANDATDVSITPTFEWQAESNATSYVIQVSTDNTFATTVFEETATTNSFTSSTSLLGVTKYYWRVKPKNDCGEGTFSGAFSFTTETPSYCSSTFTDESGGTEHITNVTFNTINNNSGNDTTDGYQDFTSISTNVVKSQSYLASVTFNTGGYQDHCYIFIDWNKDYKFDVNTERYDLGVKTADVDTATLTIAVPNDAVLGETRMRVIIEYADPSNGYGEGPCDADHKWEWGETEDYTLVIDPPPTPDFTLANTTGDLSICNTAVNEQVFKLDYKALNGFNETVNLSVSGVPTGATAAFSSTTINSDGTVDLTLSNLNSATVGDYTVKVTATSPSLTKEVNIAFNVNNSLCKSTGNTDSQISVTNVKFNTINNTSTKTTGYSDYKAMNTEVIKGEKYALEVQVNSDGNNTANTYAWIDWNQNCTFDANEVYNLGTVTNDNTATSLSGLEITVPNDAAFGSTTMRISTKNSTDGDLNSCELNFDGEVEDYTITLTQDFTLTNQTGNGSLCNQATTEFVYTIDYKTINSFGENVTFTMSDVPTNATTALSSTSLNADGSFTVTVGSLDNVAVGDYTLKLTGTSTSITKSIDLFLSINDNICKSIGNIDSQISVTNVKFNTIDNASTKTTGYSDYKSMSTEVIQGEKYALDVQVNSDGNNTANTYAWIDWNQNCMFDANESYDLGSITNSTGATSNSGLEITVPADAVLGSTTLRIATKNSSAGALSSCDYDFDGEVEDYTITLTQDFTLTNQTGSGSVCNQATTEFAYTFAYKTFNSFGENVTLTATDVPTNATATFSPTSISVDGTFTLTLGNLGGVANGDYTIKVTGTSASITKSIDVVLSVNDNTCKSTGNNDSQISITNVKFNTIDNASTKTNGYSDYTAVTTAVARSDQHDVTVNLNNDGKTIGTTVWIDWNQNCLFDADETYTLGTGNAETLTITVPESAALGNTTMRVSTKSATDGAPSSCELDFDGEVEDYTITVEEGFATTTTLFNDLKVYPIPSNGKVTVDFRLKDKDMTTFRLFDFQGRLVSTQSMSSNSSLFSQEIELNASSGLYLLQIENAGVTTTRKVLVK is encoded by the coding sequence ATGACTTTAGAACTAGATGCTTTTAAAAATCATTTAGCTAAATCATCGAGTCATAGTAAAGGTAGTTATATTATACAATTACCAAATTCTAAAGGGGAATTGAAAAAGTATTCTGTAAAAGAAACTCCAAATTTTGCCCCAGAACTGGCAAGAAAATTCCCAATGATTAAATCATATTCTGCACAAGGAATTGATGATCCATCTTCTACTGCTAAAATTAGTTTTGGAACAGATGGTCTTCATACTATGATTTTCTCTGCTACAGAAAGTACTATCTATATCGATCCTTATACTAAAAACAAGAAAGAATATATTGTTTATAAGAGGAGTGATTTAAACCCTAACAAAACTGATTTTGAATGTCAAGTTGAAGATTCTGCTAAAAAAGCAGTTAAACAAGAATCTTCTCATAGCTTTAGAAATGCTAACGACGGTAAATTAAGAACATACAGAATTGCAATTGCTTGTAGTGCTGAATATTCAGATTTTCACATTAACAGAACTACTCCTGCTCCAACTACTGACAATGAAAAGAAAGCAGCAGTTTTATCTGCAATGAATACATCTTTAACAAGAATAAACGGAGTTTATGAGAAAGATTTAGGTGTAAGAATGGAGCTTGTTGGAGATAACGACAAAATTGTTTTCTTAGATACTACAACTGATGGTATTACGGATGTTGATGGTGCTGCTGGTACTATGATTAATGAAGTACAGGTAATTATTGATAGAGAAATTGGAAATGACAATTACGATATCGGACACATATTTAGTACTAAAGGAAGTGGATTAGCTGGATTAGGTGTTGTTTGTGTTACAGGACAAAAAGCACGTGGTGTAACTGGTAGAGACCAACCAATTAATGATCCATATGATATTGATTATGTTTCGCATGAAATCGGACACCAATTTGGTGCTACCCATACTCAAAATAACAGTTGTAATCGTACAGATGCTACTGCTGTTGAGCCTGGAAGTGCTTCTACAATTATGGGGTATGCAGGTATTTGTGCTCCAAATGTACAAGCAAATAGTGACGATCACTTCCATGCAGTAAGTATTGCACAGATGTGGAACCATGTAATTGGAACTGGTTCATGTGCTACTTCTGCAGATAGTGGTAATAACGCTCCTACAGCAAATGCAGGAAGCGATTACAGTATTCCTAAATCAACTCCTTTTGTATTAAGAGGTACTGCTACTGATGCTGACGGAACAGCTAGCTTAACATACAATTGGGAACAAATAGACAATGAAATTGGTACGATGCCACCATTAGCAACAAATACTGGTGGTCCAATGTTTAGATCATTGCCTTCTAAAACAACTCCGGATAGATATATGCCTGCTTTATCAACAGTTATTGCAGGAAACACTTCTACAACTTGGGAAGTTTTACCTTCTGTTGCAAGAGAATTAAATTTTGCATTAACAGTACGTGATAATTTTGCTGGTGGTGGTAATACTGCTAGAGACGATGTTAAAATTAATGTTACCGATGCTGATGCATTTACAGTAACCGCACCAAATTCAGCGGTTTCTTGGGACACTGGTTCAACGCAAACAGTAACTTGGAACAAAGGGACTTCTGACCAAGCTCCTATTAACTGTGCGAAAGTTAACATTAAATTATCTGTTGATGGTGGATTAACTTTCCCAATTACTTTAAAAGCAAATACAGATAATGATGGTACAGAAAATATTGTTATCCCTGACAATGCAACTACTACTGCAAGAATATTAGTTGAGGCTGCAGATAACGTTTTCTATAATGTAAACTCTACAAACTTCACTATCAATTCAACTACTCCTACTTTTATTTTTACAAACAATACTAATAAACAAGTAGTTTGTAACTCAGGAGGTAATACAGTAACGTACGATTTAAATTTCAACTTTGTAAACGGATTTGCTGAAACTGCTACTTTATCTGCAACAGGAGCACCTGCTGGAGCTACAGTTACTTTCAGTCCAACTACTATAAATGCAGATGGTAATGTAACTATGACTGTTAGTAATTTAGATGGAGCTACTCAGCAAGACTATACTATTGAACTTACTGCCGCGTCGACATCAGTTACACAAAAAACTGAAGCTTTACTAAAAGTAGCTGGTAGTAGTTTTTCTGCAGTTACATTATCAACACCAGCAAATGATGCTACAGATGTGAGTATTACTCCTACTTTTGAATGGCAAGCAGAATCGAATGCTACTTCATACGTAATACAAGTATCAACTGACAATACATTTGCAACTACTGTATTTGAAGAAACTGCGACAACAAACTCTTTTACTTCTTCTACATCTTTGTTAGGAGTAACGAAATATTACTGGAGAGTAAAACCTAAAAACGATTGTGGAGAAGGAACTTTTTCTGGTGCCTTCAGCTTTACTACAGAAACACCTTCATATTGTTCATCTACATTTACTGACGAATCTGGAGGAACAGAACATATTACTAATGTAACTTTCAATACGATAAATAATAATTCTGGTAATGATACTACAGACGGCTATCAAGATTTTACCTCAATTTCAACAAATGTGGTTAAATCGCAATCTTACTTAGCAAGTGTTACTTTTAACACTGGTGGATACCAAGATCACTGTTATATTTTTATTGACTGGAACAAAGATTATAAATTCGACGTAAATACTGAGCGTTATGACTTAGGTGTTAAGACAGCAGATGTAGATACGGCTACTTTAACTATTGCAGTTCCTAATGATGCTGTTTTAGGAGAAACTAGAATGCGTGTTATTATTGAGTACGCTGATCCTTCAAACGGATATGGAGAAGGACCATGTGATGCTGATCACAAATGGGAATGGGGAGAAACAGAAGATTATACTTTAGTGATTGACCCTCCTCCAACACCTGACTTTACTTTAGCTAACACAACTGGAGATTTATCTATTTGTAATACAGCTGTAAATGAACAAGTATTTAAGTTAGATTATAAAGCTTTAAACGGATTTAATGAAACAGTAAACTTATCTGTTAGTGGAGTTCCTACAGGAGCAACTGCAGCTTTCTCTTCAACAACTATTAATAGCGATGGAACTGTAGATTTAACACTTTCTAATTTAAATAGTGCTACTGTTGGAGATTATACTGTAAAGGTTACTGCAACTTCTCCTTCACTTACCAAGGAAGTAAATATTGCGTTTAATGTTAACAATAGCTTATGTAAGTCTACTGGAAACACAGATTCTCAAATAAGTGTTACAAATGTTAAATTCAACACCATAAATAATACTTCGACTAAAACCACTGGATATTCAGATTATAAAGCCATGAATACAGAGGTTATTAAAGGAGAAAAGTATGCTTTAGAAGTACAAGTTAATTCTGATGGAAATAATACGGCAAATACGTATGCTTGGATTGACTGGAATCAGAACTGTACATTTGATGCTAACGAAGTATACAACTTAGGAACTGTTACTAATGATAATACTGCAACAAGCCTAAGTGGTTTAGAAATTACTGTACCAAACGATGCAGCCTTTGGTTCTACAACAATGAGAATTTCTACGAAAAATAGTACTGATGGTGATCTTAATTCTTGTGAATTAAATTTTGATGGAGAAGTTGAAGATTATACAATTACATTAACTCAAGATTTCACACTTACAAACCAAACTGGAAATGGTTCTTTATGTAACCAAGCCACTACAGAGTTTGTATATACAATAGATTACAAAACTATTAATAGCTTTGGCGAGAACGTTACATTTACCATGAGTGATGTACCTACAAATGCTACCACTGCTTTGAGTTCTACTTCTTTAAATGCTGATGGTTCATTTACTGTAACTGTTGGTAGCTTAGATAATGTTGCTGTTGGTGATTATACACTTAAATTGACTGGTACTTCAACATCAATTACAAAATCGATTGATTTATTCTTAAGCATCAACGACAATATTTGTAAATCAATAGGAAATATTGATTCTCAAATTAGCGTAACAAATGTGAAGTTTAATACAATAGACAATGCTTCTACAAAAACGACAGGTTATTCTGATTACAAATCAATGAGTACGGAAGTAATTCAAGGTGAAAAATATGCTTTAGATGTTCAAGTAAATTCTGATGGCAACAACACTGCTAACACGTATGCATGGATTGACTGGAACCAAAACTGTATGTTTGATGCAAATGAATCATATGATTTAGGAAGTATTACAAATAGTACTGGAGCTACAAGTAACAGTGGTTTAGAAATTACTGTTCCTGCTGATGCTGTTTTAGGTTCAACAACATTAAGAATTGCTACTAAAAATAGTAGTGCAGGTGCTTTAAGCTCTTGTGATTATGATTTTGATGGTGAGGTTGAAGATTATACAATTACTTTAACACAAGACTTCACATTAACAAACCAAACTGGAAGTGGATCTGTTTGTAACCAAGCAACTACCGAGTTTGCTTATACATTTGCTTACAAAACATTCAATAGCTTTGGTGAAAATGTAACGCTTACAGCTACTGACGTTCCTACAAATGCAACTGCAACTTTTAGCCCTACTTCTATTAGTGTCGACGGAACATTTACGTTAACTCTTGGAAATTTAGGTGGTGTTGCAAACGGTGATTATACTATCAAAGTAACAGGTACTTCTGCATCAATCACGAAATCTATCGACGTAGTTTTAAGTGTTAATGATAACACTTGTAAGTCAACTGGTAATAATGATTCTCAGATTAGTATTACAAATGTGAAGTTTAACACTATAGACAATGCATCTACCAAAACAAATGGTTATTCTGATTATACAGCAGTAACTACTGCTGTAGCTAGAAGCGACCAGCATGATGTAACCGTAAACTTAAACAATGACGGTAAAACTATTGGAACTACTGTTTGGATCGACTGGAACCAAAACTGTTTATTCGATGCTGATGAAACATATACTTTAGGTACAGGTAATGCTGAAACATTGACAATTACAGTTCCTGAAAGTGCAGCTTTAGGTAATACCACCATGAGAGTTTCTACTAAATCTGCTACAGATGGAGCACCAAGCTCTTGTGAGTTAGATTTTGATGGAGAGGTAGAAGATTATACAATTACTGTAGAAGAAGGATTTGCTACTACTACAACATTGTTTAATGATTTAAAAGTTTACCCTATTCCTTCAAATGGAAAAGTAACAGTAGACTTTAGACTTAAAGATAAAGATATGACAACCTTTAGATTATTTGATTTCCAAGGTAGATTGGTATCAACACAAAGTATGTCATCTAACTCTAGCTTATTCTCTCAAGAGATCGAATTAAATGCTAGTAGCGGACTATATTTATTACAAATAGAAAACGCTGGTGTTACAACGACTAGAAAAGTTCTTGTAAAATAG
- the lipB gene encoding lipoyl(octanoyl) transferase LipB produces the protein MNKKIRISDLGQKDYKETWDYQTDLLDNIIQLKKERRNGNGEIVTPNHFLFVEHPHVYTLGKSGDMENLLLNEKQLEEKGATFYKINRGGDITYHGPGQIVGYPILDLENFFTDIHKYLRLLEEAIILTIGEYGLKGERSEGETGVWLDVGTPFARKICAMGIRASRWVTMHGFALNVNVNLGYFDNIIPCGIRGKAVTSMHAELGKEINEEEVKGKILHHFKELFAVEEFVD, from the coding sequence ATGAATAAAAAAATAAGAATCAGTGATCTAGGACAAAAAGATTATAAAGAAACCTGGGATTATCAAACTGATTTGTTAGATAATATCATTCAATTAAAGAAAGAAAGAAGAAATGGGAATGGTGAAATTGTTACACCAAACCATTTTTTATTTGTTGAGCATCCGCATGTGTATACCCTTGGAAAATCGGGTGATATGGAGAATTTACTGTTAAACGAAAAACAGTTAGAGGAAAAAGGAGCTACCTTTTATAAAATTAATAGAGGAGGGGATATTACTTATCATGGCCCAGGGCAAATTGTTGGATATCCAATTTTAGACTTGGAAAATTTTTTCACCGATATTCATAAATATTTAAGATTGTTGGAAGAAGCAATTATTCTAACGATTGGAGAATATGGTTTAAAAGGAGAGCGCAGTGAAGGAGAAACCGGTGTATGGTTGGATGTAGGTACACCATTTGCTCGTAAAATTTGCGCAATGGGGATTAGAGCTAGTCGTTGGGTTACAATGCATGGGTTTGCTTTAAATGTAAATGTTAATTTAGGATATTTTGATAATATTATTCCTTGTGGAATTCGAGGGAAAGCTGTTACTTCGATGCATGCCGAACTAGGAAAAGAAATAAATGAAGAGGAGGTTAAAGGAAAAATATTGCATCATTTTAAAGAATTGTTCGCAGTTGAAGAATTTGTAGATTAG
- a CDS encoding YceI family protein — protein MKQSILAIAFLALTAVSCKTEKNKAETGEEVKEVKKVENVINSYKANVSESAVAWKGNKPTGSHNGVVSLQSGVFDIENGTLKAGEFTIDMNSISCTDLEAGKGKEDLEGHLKSADFFDVAKFPTAKFVVASTEEKDGKLHLTGNLTVRDVTKSITFPVTITENGEEATLKSDTFSIDRTEFGVTYKSKKIDAALKDKFINDLMEMSFEIKAKK, from the coding sequence ATGAAACAATCAATTTTAGCAATCGCTTTCTTAGCATTAACTGCGGTTTCTTGTAAGACTGAAAAAAATAAGGCAGAAACTGGAGAAGAAGTAAAAGAAGTTAAAAAAGTAGAAAACGTTATCAACTCATATAAAGCAAACGTAAGCGAATCAGCTGTAGCTTGGAAAGGAAATAAGCCAACTGGATCTCATAATGGAGTAGTTTCTTTACAAAGCGGTGTTTTCGATATTGAAAATGGAACTTTAAAAGCGGGTGAGTTTACTATTGATATGAACTCTATTTCTTGTACAGATTTAGAAGCTGGTAAAGGTAAAGAAGATTTAGAAGGACACTTAAAATCTGCTGACTTCTTTGATGTTGCTAAGTTCCCAACTGCGAAATTTGTGGTAGCTAGTACTGAAGAAAAAGATGGTAAATTACATTTAACAGGAAATCTTACTGTAAGAGATGTAACTAAAAGTATTACTTTCCCTGTAACAATTACAGAGAATGGTGAAGAAGCTACTTTAAAGAGTGATACTTTTAGTATTGATAGAACTGAATTTGGTGTAACTTACAAATCAAAAAAGATTGATGCTGCATTAAAAGATAAATTTATCAATGACTTAATGGAAATGTCTTTTGAAATTAAAGCTAAGAAGTAA
- the dtd gene encoding D-aminoacyl-tRNA deacylase: protein MKTVIQRVSQASVTIEGEKVANINNGLLVLVGIINEDTQEDIQWLTKKIVNLRIFNDTNGVMNTSVKDIDGDIIVVSQFTLQASTKKGNRPSYIKAAKPDIAIPLYESFITHIENELGKKVQTGRFGADMKVELLNDGPVTILIDSKDKV from the coding sequence ATGAAAACAGTTATTCAACGAGTTTCACAAGCCAGTGTAACTATTGAAGGGGAAAAAGTTGCTAATATTAATAACGGACTCTTAGTTTTAGTTGGAATTATAAACGAAGACACACAAGAAGATATACAATGGTTAACCAAAAAAATTGTAAATCTTCGAATATTCAATGATACTAATGGTGTAATGAACACCTCTGTAAAAGATATAGACGGTGATATTATTGTGGTGAGTCAATTTACCTTACAAGCCTCTACAAAAAAAGGGAACAGACCAAGTTATATTAAAGCGGCTAAACCAGACATAGCGATTCCTTTGTATGAAAGTTTTATCACACATATTGAAAACGAACTTGGTAAAAAAGTTCAAACAGGTAGATTTGGTGCCGATATGAAAGTTGAATTGTTGAACGACGGGCCTGTTACCATTCTTATAGATTCTAAAGATAAAGTATAA
- the rsgA gene encoding ribosome small subunit-dependent GTPase A: MTGTVYKSTGSWYWVKSENTLYKCRIKGKFRIKGIKSTNPIAVGDIVDFSLETNNNEETGVINKIHERNNYIVRKSVNLSKQTHIIAANIDQVFLLITIDNPPTFTTFIDRFLVTAEAYSIKTVLVFNKIDAYEIEQKAEILYLKDIYEAIGYDCIEVSATENINVDKIKDLMTDKVSMFSGHSGVGKTTLLNTIEPSLNLKTKEISEQHKQGQHTTTFAEMFDLSFDAQIIDTPGIKGFGVVDMDKDELGDYFPEFFALKQHCKFNNCIHVNEPSCAVKEALETEEISWSRYKSYLQIMEGEEEHYRTDIWE, translated from the coding sequence ATGACAGGAACGGTTTATAAATCTACAGGAAGTTGGTATTGGGTGAAATCTGAAAACACCTTATACAAGTGTAGGATTAAAGGAAAATTTAGAATAAAAGGGATTAAAAGTACCAATCCCATAGCCGTTGGAGATATTGTAGATTTTTCTTTAGAAACAAATAACAATGAAGAAACAGGAGTAATTAATAAAATTCACGAACGCAATAATTACATTGTACGTAAATCGGTTAATCTGTCTAAACAAACCCATATTATTGCTGCTAATATTGATCAAGTTTTTTTATTAATAACAATTGACAATCCTCCAACTTTTACAACGTTTATTGATCGTTTTCTTGTAACAGCAGAGGCTTATTCTATTAAAACCGTTTTAGTTTTTAACAAAATAGATGCTTACGAGATTGAACAAAAAGCGGAAATTTTGTATTTAAAAGATATTTACGAAGCCATTGGGTATGACTGTATCGAAGTTTCTGCTACCGAAAATATCAATGTAGATAAAATTAAGGACTTAATGACAGACAAAGTAAGTATGTTTTCAGGACATTCAGGTGTAGGAAAAACAACTCTTTTAAATACTATTGAACCCTCTCTTAATTTAAAAACCAAAGAAATTTCTGAACAACATAAGCAAGGCCAGCATACAACTACTTTTGCTGAAATGTTTGATTTAAGCTTTGATGCACAAATCATAGATACTCCAGGTATAAAAGGTTTTGGAGTAGTAGATATGGACAAAGATGAGTTAGGAGATTATTTTCCAGAATTTTTTGCATTAAAACAACACTGTAAATTTAACAACTGTATTCATGTAAATGAACCAAGTTGTGCAGTAAAAGAAGCCTTAGAAACAGAAGAAATTTCATGGTCTCGCTACAAAAGCTATCTTCAAATAATGGAAGGAGAAGAAGAACATTACAGAACAGATATCTGGGAATAG
- a CDS encoding DUF5995 family protein: MKPIHTIDDVIEILQDIIEESMLTESPLGYFAALYQKVTIKVKEGIQNNFFDDGKRMEKLDIIFAKRYIDAYYHYKQNKTISSSWEKAFGISTNYWYIVLQHLLVGMNAHINLDLGIAAAEVSKNQNINHLKNDFDKINEILSSLVTEVEDNLAQIWPFLRKILKWSRKVDNFLVDFSMELAREGAWKFAVELANTPDENKNQAILNRDQKVANKANIIISPGFIPQVIFMIIRVSEKGSITQKIKDLTA; encoded by the coding sequence ATGAAGCCAATTCACACTATTGATGATGTCATAGAAATACTACAAGACATTATTGAAGAATCTATGCTCACCGAAAGTCCGCTAGGTTACTTTGCAGCACTATATCAAAAAGTAACTATAAAAGTAAAGGAAGGTATTCAAAACAACTTTTTTGATGATGGTAAAAGAATGGAAAAACTAGATATCATTTTTGCTAAAAGATATATTGATGCCTATTATCATTATAAACAAAACAAAACTATTTCTTCTTCCTGGGAAAAAGCATTCGGTATTTCTACCAACTATTGGTACATCGTTCTTCAACATTTACTCGTTGGTATGAACGCACATATCAATTTAGATTTAGGAATTGCTGCTGCTGAAGTTTCAAAAAATCAAAATATCAATCATTTAAAAAATGACTTTGATAAAATAAATGAGATACTCTCTTCCTTAGTTACTGAAGTAGAAGATAATTTAGCACAGATATGGCCCTTTCTGAGAAAAATTTTAAAATGGTCAAGAAAGGTTGATAACTTTTTGGTTGATTTTAGTATGGAATTAGCAAGAGAGGGTGCCTGGAAATTTGCTGTAGAACTAGCTAATACTCCAGACGAAAATAAAAATCAAGCAATACTTAACAGAGATCAAAAAGTTGCCAACAAAGCAAACATTATTATATCTCCAGGATTTATTCCTCAAGTAATTTTTATGATTATTAGAGTTTCTGAAAAAGGCAGTATTACCCAAAAAATTAAAGATCTAACTGCATAA
- a CDS encoding bifunctional 3-deoxy-7-phosphoheptulonate synthase/chorismate mutase type II, with protein MENKKELRTWLDDFKLNHPLVIAGPCSAETEEQVLKIAHELKDTDATVLRAGIWKPRTRPGNFEGVGALGLKWLQRAKQETGMLTATEVANKDHVKLALEHDIDILWIGARTTVSPFIIQEIADALNGTDKIVLVKNPVNPDLPLWLGAIERLYTANIKKLGVIHRGFSTYEKTRYRNNPEWQIPIELQNRFPDLPLICDPSHIAGRRDIIFDICQTALDLNFDGLMVETHYDPDNAWSDAKQQITPKTLIQMMVDLKVRKETDTEAAYRNALNTLRTQIDVVDHQLIDLLGKRMKIADNIGQLKKEKNVAILQTRRWNEILGKMILEGDERGLSEEFVLRMFKAIHQESINHQEKIINE; from the coding sequence ATGGAGAATAAAAAAGAATTAAGAACATGGTTAGATGATTTCAAACTAAATCATCCACTAGTAATTGCAGGACCTTGCAGTGCAGAAACTGAAGAACAAGTATTAAAAATAGCACACGAATTAAAAGATACGGATGCAACGGTACTTAGAGCTGGTATCTGGAAACCACGTACCAGACCAGGGAATTTTGAAGGAGTTGGTGCTTTAGGATTAAAATGGTTACAACGCGCCAAGCAAGAAACAGGTATGTTAACGGCAACAGAAGTAGCGAATAAAGATCATGTAAAATTAGCTTTAGAGCATGACATTGATATTTTATGGATCGGAGCTAGAACAACGGTTAGCCCATTTATCATTCAAGAGATTGCCGATGCTTTAAATGGAACTGATAAAATTGTATTGGTAAAAAATCCAGTAAACCCAGATTTACCTTTATGGTTAGGAGCTATTGAACGTTTATATACTGCAAACATTAAGAAGTTAGGAGTTATTCACAGAGGTTTCTCAACCTATGAAAAAACAAGATATAGAAACAACCCTGAATGGCAAATTCCTATTGAATTACAAAATCGTTTTCCTGATTTACCATTAATTTGTGATCCATCACATATTGCAGGACGACGAGATATTATCTTTGATATTTGTCAAACAGCTCTTGACTTAAACTTTGATGGATTAATGGTAGAAACTCACTACGATCCAGACAATGCTTGGAGTGATGCAAAACAACAAATCACACCAAAAACATTGATTCAAATGATGGTCGACTTAAAAGTTCGTAAAGAAACAGACACTGAAGCAGCATATAGAAATGCTTTAAATACTTTACGTACTCAAATAGATGTTGTAGATCATCAATTAATAGATTTATTAGGTAAGCGAATGAAGATTGCCGATAACATTGGGCAGCTGAAAAAAGAGAAAAACGTAGCTATCTTACAAACTAGACGTTGGAATGAAATTCTAGGAAAAATGATTCTAGAAGGAGATGAAAGAGGCTTAAGCGAAGAGTTTGTTCTAAGAATGTTTAAAGCTATTCACCAAGAGAGTATCAATCACCAAGAAAAAATTATTAACGAATAA
- a CDS encoding prephenate dehydrogenase, with amino-acid sequence MNVFIIGLGLIGGSMALDIQREYKGTTVYGIDINEDHIKEAIEAEIIQEKAIFSDLNNADIVIVSIPVDVSLTVIPKVLDEISDNCLVIDVGSTKEQICDIIKEHPNRRNFLATHPIAGTEFSGPSAALHNLFNGKTNIICEVEKTAFKLQEKALAIFSKLGMRIRYMDPKSHDKHIAYVSHLSHISSFMLGKTVIEKEKNERDIFDMAGSGFASTVRLAKSSPAMWAPIFEQNKNNVIETLEEYIQNLQYFKTLLEQDKFSAIYAEMENTNHIKQILNGIKEVELR; translated from the coding sequence ATGAATGTATTTATAATTGGATTAGGATTAATTGGAGGGAGTATGGCTTTAGATATTCAACGAGAATATAAAGGCACTACTGTATATGGTATAGATATTAATGAAGACCACATTAAGGAAGCTATTGAAGCGGAAATCATTCAAGAAAAAGCTATTTTTTCTGATTTGAATAATGCTGATATTGTAATTGTTTCAATCCCTGTAGATGTTTCATTAACAGTCATACCAAAAGTTTTAGATGAAATATCAGATAACTGTTTAGTTATAGATGTTGGATCTACGAAAGAACAGATTTGTGATATTATTAAAGAGCATCCAAACAGAAGAAATTTTTTAGCAACACATCCTATTGCGGGAACAGAGTTTTCTGGACCTTCTGCTGCACTTCATAATTTATTTAACGGAAAAACAAATATTATTTGTGAAGTAGAAAAAACAGCTTTTAAGCTACAAGAAAAAGCCTTGGCTATTTTTTCTAAACTAGGAATGCGCATTCGTTATATGGATCCAAAATCTCATGATAAACACATTGCATATGTTTCGCATTTATCACATATAAGTTCTTTTATGCTAGGAAAAACAGTCATCGAAAAGGAGAAAAACGAACGTGATATTTTCGACATGGCAGGAAGTGGTTTTGCCTCTACCGTACGTCTAGCAAAAAGTTCACCAGCTATGTGGGCTCCTATTTTTGAACAAAACAAAAACAATGTAATAGAAACATTAGAAGAATATATTCAAAACCTACAATACTTTAAAACACTATTAGAACAAGACAAATTTTCGGCTATTTATGCTGAAATGGAAAACACAAATCATATAAAACAAATATTAAACGGAATTAAAGAAGTCGAACTTCGCTAA